The Bradyrhizobium sp. B097 genome contains the following window.
CTTCGGCGTGCCCGACACGTCGGGATGCAGGCACTTGCCGGGGTCGATCCGATACCAGCCGCGGCTGGTCACCGCCTTGCCGTCGTCGGTCGCGACCGCGGCCATCACCTTGTGCGGCGTGTCGTTGCACCAGGTCAGCCCGGTCGGCGACGGCTTCTGCACGGCGTCGACCATGGTGTTGAAGAAGTTCGGCGACTGCACGATGTCGCTGCCGAGCCCGCGGCTCCTGAGGAAGGCCGACAGCGCGCTCTGGGTCTTCGGCCCATCGACGCCGTCGATCGGCGCCGCGTCGTAGCCTGCGATCACCAAGAGGCGCTGGATGCCGGCGAGCCGCGCCTGCTCGTCGTCATACTCGCTGTCCTCGGCGAGGTAGGCGACAAGATTGCCGTCATCGGTCTGCGTCGGCGTGATCTGGGTGAATTGCGCCGGTGTCTGGCCGGAGCGGCATTGGCGCGCGGCGGCGATCACGAAATTGTCCTGCGCGACGCACAGCGCGTCGGTGCCGTTCTGCGGGATCGGCGACGCACCGTAGACGCCGAGCGCGCGGGCATTCAGCAGCACGCGATCCGCGGTCAGCGCGCCCTGCACCACGACGCGGCAGGTCGCGGGATCGATCCGAAACCAGCCGCGTGTCGCCGTTGCGGCCTTGTCGTCGATGCCGATCGCGGCCTCGATCACGTAGCTCATGCGGTTGCAGAGCTTGAGATCGGCATGTGCGGGCGCGGCTGAGAACAGAAACGACACCAGCGCGGCCGGCAACGACATCGCGAGCCGCGCCGGCGGCGACCGGCGAGGGTTCCTCGCCGCGCGTCCCGCGATGACGACCTCGTCTGCCATTACTTATGGATCAGCGTGCCGGTGCCCTGGTTGGTGAAGAGCTCGAGCAGCACGGCGTGCTGGGTCTTGCCGTCGATGATGACGACGCCCTGCACGCCCTGTTCGAGCGCGTAGATGCAGGTCTCGACCTTCGGGATCATGCCGCCGGAAATCGTGCCGTCGGCGATCAGCTTGCGGGCCTCCTTGATCGACAGGTCCGGAATCAGCTTCTTGGACTTGTCGAGCACGCCGGGCACATCGGTCAGCAGCAGCAGGCGCTTGGCCTTCAGCGCGCCCGCGATCGCGCCGGCAAAGGTATCGGCGTTGACGTTCAGCGTCAGGCCGTCCTGCGAGGTTGCCAGCGGCGCCAGCACCGGGATCAGCTCATAGCCGATCAGCTGATTGAGCAGCGTGAGGTCGACCTTCTCGGGATCGCCGACGAAGCCGAGATCGACCGCCTTCTCGATGTTGGAATCGGGATCGACCATGGTGCGCGTCGTCTTCGACGCCTTCACCATGTTGCCGTCCTTGCCGG
Protein-coding sequences here:
- a CDS encoding DUF1036 domain-containing protein, whose protein sequence is MSLPAALVSFLFSAAPAHADLKLCNRMSYVIEAAIGIDDKAATATRGWFRIDPATCRVVVQGALTADRVLLNARALGVYGASPIPQNGTDALCVAQDNFVIAAARQCRSGQTPAQFTQITPTQTDDGNLVAYLAEDSEYDDEQARLAGIQRLLVIAGYDAAPIDGVDGPKTQSALSAFLRSRGLGSDIVQSPNFFNTMVDAVQKPSPTGLTWCNDTPHKVMAAVATDDGKAVTSRGWYRIDPGKCLHPDVSGTPKQIYSFAEAVDGDNRAIRIKDKPLNWGGAVQLCTRESKFEVNEQGDCATRGLTALGFTTVDMTSGGKTLRFAMP
- the argB gene encoding acetylglutamate kinase, with amino-acid sequence MTDQHISPLDQARILSEALPHMQEYDEETIVIKYGGHAMGAEDTAKAFARDIVLLEQTAINPVVVHGGGPQIATMLKRLGIQSEFAAGLRITDAATIEIVEMVLAGSVNKQIVGYINEAGGKAVGLSGKDGNMVKASKTTRTMVDPDSNIEKAVDLGFVGDPEKVDLTLLNQLIGYELIPVLAPLATSQDGLTLNVNADTFAGAIAGALKAKRLLLLTDVPGVLDKSKKLIPDLSIKEARKLIADGTISGGMIPKVETCIYALEQGVQGVVIIDGKTQHAVLLELFTNQGTGTLIHK